The Anolis sagrei isolate rAnoSag1 chromosome 10, rAnoSag1.mat, whole genome shotgun sequence genome has a window encoding:
- the LOC137097643 gene encoding potassium voltage-gated channel subfamily A member 10-like — MNTSLLPPIPCFDQPVVDTVFRKGSGLTSNHAFPFSLQGLAVFSLLLNIGLVILANVDTTSYFAIVNETSSISHLHHWTFLHKAATPLLYLELFFILLFSFKFFLRLAICPSKKKFLLSPLNVVDFLCLLPVFIKLLSSKVEYLIGWLGLFRVIYILKLLKVFRLVETPLMLRILPSLAKAILKEVFLFVVVFVFQVFFFGSLCYYAEMAGPDSHMDKITSGLWWALITLTTIGYGDMYPVTKFGQVVGALTAITGVLSLILLTAVLIVKLKGFYEAAVVKEKRKRAKRQAA, encoded by the coding sequence ATGAACACCTCTCTCCTGCCCCCCATTCCTTGTTTTGACCAACCAGTGGTTGATACTGTATTTCGTAAGGGCTCTGGCTTGACGTCCAACCatgccttccctttctctttgcagGGCTTGGCTGTCTTTTCCTTGCTCCTCAACATTGGTCTCGTCATCCTGGCCAATGTAGACACCACCAGCTATTTTGCCATCGTTAATGAAACCTCCTCTATCTCCCATCTGCACCACTGGACCTTTTTGCACAAGGCGGCCACTCCCCTCCTCTACCTGGAGCTCTTCTTCATcctcttattttccttcaaattcTTCCTACGGCTGGCCATCTGCCCCAGCAAGAAGAAGTTCCTCCTGAGTCCTCTGAACGTGGTGGACTTCCTCTGCCTCCTCCCGGTCTTCATCAAACTCCTCTCATCCAAAGTTGAATACCTTATTGGCTGGCTTGGCCTCTTCCGCGTCATCTACATCCTCAAGCTCCTGAAGGTCTTCCGCCTGGTGGAAACTCCTCTGATGCTGAGGATCCTGCCCAGCCTGGCCAAGGCGATCCTGAAGGAGGTCTTCCTCTTCGTGGTGGTTTTTGTCTTCCAGGTCTTCTTCTTCGGCTCCCTCTGCTACTACGCAGAGATGGCGGGGCCCGATAGCCACATGGACAAAATCACCTCTGGCCTTTGGTGGGCCTTGATCACCTTGACCACCATCGGGTACGGAGACATGTACCCAGTGACCAAATTTGGGCAAGTGGTGGGGGCCCTCACAGCCATAACAGGGGTCCTCTCCCTCATCCTCCTGACAGCCGTCTTGATTGTCAAGCTCAAGGGCTTTTACGAAGCTGCGGTGgtcaaggagaagaggaagagagccaAGAGGCAGGCTGCCTGA
- the LOC132762823 gene encoding voltage-gated potassium channel KCNC1-like, producing MNTSLLPPIPCFDHPVVDTVFHKGSGLTSNHAFPFSLQGLAVFSLLLNISLVILANVDATSFFAIVNETSPISHLHHWIFLHKAATPLLYLELFFILLFSFKFFLRLAICPSKKFLLSPLNMVDFLCLLPVFIELLSSKVEYLIGWLGLFRVVYILKLLKVFRLVETPLMLRILPSLAKAILKEVFLFVVVFVFQVFFFGSLCYYAEMRGPDSHMDKITSGLWWALITLTTIGYGDMYPVTKFGQVVGALTAITGVLSIIVLTAVLIVKLKGFYEAAVVKEKRKRAKRQAA from the coding sequence ATGAACACCTCTCTCCTGCCACCCATTCCTTGTTTTGACCACCCAGTGGTTGATACTGTATTTCATAAGGGCTCTGGCTTGACGTCCAACCATGCATTCCCTTTCTCTTTGCAGGGCTTGGCTGTCTTTTCCTTGCTCCTCAACATCAGTCTCGTCATCCTGGCCAATGTAGACGCCACCAGCTTTTTTGCCATCGTTAATGAAACCTCCCCTATCTCCCATCTACACCACTGGATCTTTTTGCACAAGGCGGCCACTCCCCTCCTCTACCTGGAGCTCTTCTTCATcctcttattttccttcaaattcTTCCTACGGCTGGCCATCTGCCCCAGCAAGAAGTTTCTCCTGAGTCCTCTGAACATGGTGGACTTCCTCTGCCTCCTCCCGGTCTTCATCGAACTCCTCTCATCCAAAGTTGAATACCTTATTGGCTGGCTTGGCCTCTTCCGAGTCGTCTACATCCTCAAGCTCCTGAAGGTCTTCCGCCTGGTGGAGACTCCTCTGATGCTGAGGATCCTGCCCAGCCTGGCCAAGGCGATCCTGAAGGAGGTCTTCCTCTTCGTGGTGGTTTTTGTCTTCCAGGTCTTCTTCTTCGGCTCCCTCTGCTACTACGCAGAGATGAGGGGGCCCGATAGCCACATGGACAAAATCACCTCTGGTCTTTGGTGGGCCTTGATCACCTTGACCACCATCGGGTACGGAGACATGTACCCAGTGACCAAATTTGGGCAAGTGGTGGGGGCCCTCACAGCCATCACAGGGGTCCTCTCCATCATCGTCCTGACGGCTGTCTTGATCGTCAAGCTCAAGGGCTTTTACGAAGCTGCGGTGgtcaaggagaagaggaagagagccaAGAGGCAGGCTGCCTGA
- the LOC132762824 gene encoding voltage-gated potassium channel KCNC1-like yields the protein WKCVWIGACKGSGLTSNHAFPFSLQGLAVFSLLLNIGLVILANVDTTCFFAIVNETSPVPHLHQWTFLHKADTPLLYLELFFILLFSCKFFLRLAICPSKKKFLLSPLNVVDFLCLLPVLIELLSSKDKYLIAWLGLFRIVYIFKLLKVFRLVETPLMLRILPSLAKAILKEVFLFVVVFTFQVFFFGSFCYYAEMGEPGVQMYKITYGLWWALITLTTIGYGDVYPVTKFGQVVGALTAITGVLSLIVLTVVLIVKLKGFYEAVLAKEKRAKRQAA from the coding sequence TGGAAGTGTGTCTGGATAGGAGCTTGTAAGGGCTCTGGCTTGACGTCCAACCATGCATTCCCTTTCTCTTTGCAGGGCTTGGCTGTCTTTTCCTTGCTCCTCAACATCGGTCTCGTCATCCTGGCCAATGTAGACACCACCTGCTTTTTTGCCATCGTTAATGAAACCTCCCCTGTCCCCCACCTGCACCAATGGACCTTTTTGCACAAGGCGGACACTCCCCTCCTCTACCTGGAGCTCTTCTTCATCCTCTTATTTTCCTGCAAATTCTTCCTCCGGCTGGCCATCTGCCCCAGCAAGAAGAAGTTCCTCCTGAGTCCTCTGAACGTGGTGGACTTCCTCTGCCTCCTCCCGGTCCTCATTGAACTCCTCTCATCAAAAGATAAGTATCTCATTGCATGGCTTGGTCTCTTCCGCATTGTCTACATCTTCAAGCTCCTGAAGGTCTTCCGCCTGGTGGAGACTCCTCTGATGCTGAGGATCCTGCCCAGCCTGGCCAAGGCAATCCTGAAGGAGGTCTTCCTCTTCGTGGTGGTTTTCACCTTCCAGGTCTTTTTCTTCGGCTCCTTCTGCTACTACGCAGAGATGGGGGAGCCCGGTGTCCAAATGTACAAAATCACCTATGGCCTTTGGTGGGCCTTGATCACCTTGACCACCATCGGGTACGGAGACGTGTACCCAGTGACCAAATTTGGGCAAGTGGTGGGGGCCCTCACAGCCATCACAGGGGTCCTCTCCCTCATTGTCCTGACGGTCGTCTTGATTGTCAAGCTCAAGGGCTTTTACGAAGCTGTGCTGGCCAAGGAGAAGAGGGCCAAGAGGCAGGCTGCCTGA
- the LOC137097644 gene encoding guanine nucleotide exchange factor subunit RIC1-like — protein sequence MTSVLPRPPSQEDDEEARLRPYKAAAAKEEEERPETKTLGFPSKRCTPKPEQEIAQVGRDFSIHLPIYPSIYPSSYLSIHLVSFLFINLFIHLPTYLSIYLSIHPSNYLSIYHLSIYLSIYLPFYLSIHPSIYLPVYLQMYPPIHLPIHPSIHLAVYPFIHQSTYLSIYLSIYISIYPSIHPFIHLSIYLSIYLSIHPSINLPIYLSIHLS from the exons ATGACATCAGTGTTGCCGCGGCCTCCTTCCCAGGAAGATGACGAGGAGGCAAGGTTGCGTCCCTATAAGGCAGCAGCAgccaaggaggaagaagaaaggcccGAGACCAAGACTTTGGGGTTTCCATCCAAACGTTGCACGCCAAAACCTGAACAGGAAATTGCCCAAGTGGGCAGAG ATttctccatccatctacccatctatccgtccatctatccatcttcctacctatccatccatctagtgAGCTTTCTATTTATCAACCTATTTATccacctacctacttacctttctatctatctatccatccatccatccaattatctatctatctatcatctatctatctatctatctatctacctacctttctatctatccatccatccatctatttatctacctgttTACCTACAAATgtacccacccatccatctacctatccacccatccattcatctagctgtctatccattcatccatcaatctacctatctatcaatctatctatctatctacatttctatctatccatccatccatccattcattcatctatctatctatctatctatctatctatccatccatccatccatcaatctacctatctatctatcaatccatctatct